Proteins found in one Methanospirillum hungatei JF-1 genomic segment:
- a CDS encoding TM1812 family CRISPR-associated protein: MNQMRCISFAGPGRFIKKRYCRDTVCIETELVQEAIFHLYGPDEIIICLSDPSAAGIASDLEGRNIPIQKLWIPFGTDEPQLWEIFSTICGAVKDKEVVLFDITAGCHSLPFMTFLAASYLQSVCHVTIAGVIYAPVTGDDGFCRFVDLKPMMGILDWIAGVKAVTNYVDAEPMYSLVKDLQGNIHRSGEHPEPPVRLTSWASLLWQFSDAVRLARPVDALYAASGAIHDIDGINEELLRFAPSLIPVLAATRDLSDLAAEPEMARNMGEYVRKQIRLIGFQLDKGLFLQAVTLGREVLITLLMIRMNLDADWRDADIRHEVSRTLTGGSLAMQNRPYEKTRYSDDLIRYDDWKEMVLIWTRISDLRNNLAHCGMNQRDDSVRSIRKRASDILPDIERFYHLCLPEKR; this comes from the coding sequence ATGAATCAGATGCGATGTATCTCCTTCGCGGGTCCGGGGCGGTTCATAAAAAAACGATATTGCAGGGATACTGTCTGCATTGAAACAGAACTGGTTCAGGAAGCGATATTTCACCTGTATGGGCCTGATGAAATCATCATCTGTCTCTCTGATCCCTCTGCGGCAGGGATAGCATCTGATTTAGAGGGGCGTAATATCCCGATTCAGAAGCTCTGGATACCATTCGGGACCGATGAGCCCCAGCTCTGGGAGATATTCAGCACGATCTGTGGTGCTGTAAAAGATAAAGAAGTGGTTCTCTTTGACATCACCGCCGGGTGCCATTCCCTTCCATTCATGACATTCCTTGCAGCCTCATATCTCCAGTCTGTCTGCCATGTCACCATAGCAGGAGTGATATATGCACCAGTCACAGGAGATGATGGATTTTGCCGATTTGTCGATTTGAAACCGATGATGGGCATTCTGGACTGGATTGCCGGAGTAAAGGCAGTTACGAACTATGTTGATGCAGAGCCGATGTATTCACTCGTAAAAGATCTTCAGGGGAATATTCACCGGTCAGGCGAACATCCTGAGCCTCCCGTCAGACTTACAAGCTGGGCAAGTCTTTTGTGGCAGTTTAGTGATGCGGTCAGACTGGCCCGTCCGGTTGATGCGTTGTATGCAGCATCCGGTGCCATTCATGACATTGATGGAATAAATGAAGAACTACTTCGTTTTGCTCCCTCCCTTATCCCTGTCCTTGCAGCGACACGGGATCTTTCAGACCTGGCCGCAGAGCCGGAAATGGCGCGAAACATGGGCGAGTATGTCAGAAAACAGATCCGACTGATCGGGTTTCAGCTCGATAAGGGATTGTTTCTTCAGGCCGTCACGCTTGGCAGGGAAGTTCTGATAACGTTGCTCATGATCCGGATGAATCTTGATGCTGACTGGAGAGATGCGGATATCCGTCATGAAGTCTCACGGACCCTGACTGGTGGATCTCTTGCCATGCAAAACCGGCCCTATGAGAAAACCCGGTATTCGGATGATTTGATCCGGTATGATGACTGGAAAGAGATGGTACTGATATGGACCAGAATTTCTGATCTTCGAAATAATCTTGCACACTGTGGGATGAACCAGCGGGATGACAGTGTCAGATCGATTCGGAAACGGGCATCAGATATACTCCCGGATATCGAGCGGTTTTACCATCTCTGTCTCCCGGAAAAAAGATAA
- a CDS encoding glycosyltransferase family 4 protein — protein MKIAFVYDVLYPETIGGVEKRIFEIGTRLAERGHEVHLFPMFDGSDVSIINRDGLIIHPVCRPMGLYTGGRRSIIQALRYSFHLFPVLLKMKVDIIDCQNFPYFPVIVSRLIGFLKKEKCIITWHEAWGAYWYQYLGLSGIGGRVIEKIALLLSSSSIAVSHHTADRMRDEGYYGIPEIIPNGIPLQEIRAINPADKTTDIIFIGRFIPEKHPELVVEAVRVLIRDYHDLTCTMIGDGPMMTRIVEMIHDYGLSENIHLPGFVSDYQEVIRLMKAARVFVLPSEREGFGIVCVEAMACGLPIVTTQYPLNAALDHVLPGCGYCARACADDIATGIRMFLTQSPDVPLLNEYAKNHDWDRITSSVEETYYRVADENLRSRKI, from the coding sequence ATGAAAATTGCATTTGTCTATGATGTCCTGTACCCGGAGACTATCGGCGGGGTTGAAAAACGTATTTTCGAGATTGGAACAAGACTTGCAGAGCGAGGACATGAAGTTCATCTTTTTCCCATGTTCGATGGATCTGATGTGAGCATAATAAATCGGGATGGGCTCATCATCCATCCGGTATGTCGGCCGATGGGATTGTACACCGGCGGGCGGCGATCGATCATTCAGGCACTCAGGTATTCCTTTCACCTGTTTCCTGTCCTTTTAAAAATGAAAGTAGACATCATCGATTGTCAGAATTTTCCCTATTTTCCCGTGATAGTATCCCGCTTGATCGGGTTTTTAAAAAAGGAAAAGTGTATCATTACCTGGCATGAGGCATGGGGGGCATACTGGTACCAGTACCTTGGACTATCCGGAATTGGAGGCCGGGTGATTGAAAAGATTGCACTTCTCCTTTCCAGTTCATCCATTGCAGTATCACATCATACCGCAGACCGGATGAGAGATGAAGGGTATTATGGAATTCCGGAGATCATCCCGAACGGTATACCCCTGCAGGAAATCCGGGCTATAAACCCAGCGGATAAGACTACCGACATTATCTTCATTGGCAGGTTTATCCCGGAAAAGCATCCAGAACTGGTGGTAGAAGCGGTCCGGGTTCTTATCAGGGACTACCATGATCTCACCTGTACCATGATCGGAGATGGTCCGATGATGACCAGAATAGTGGAGATGATACATGATTATGGCTTATCTGAAAACATTCACCTGCCCGGGTTTGTGAGTGATTACCAGGAAGTGATCAGACTGATGAAAGCCGCCCGTGTGTTTGTGCTGCCAAGTGAACGGGAGGGTTTTGGGATCGTATGTGTTGAAGCGATGGCATGCGGACTTCCCATTGTCACGACACAATATCCGTTGAATGCCGCACTCGATCATGTTCTCCCGGGGTGCGGGTATTGTGCACGAGCTTGTGCAGATGACATTGCAACGGGTATACGAATGTTCCTCACACAATCTCCGGATGTACCCCTGTTAAATGAATATGCAAAAAATCATGACTGGGACCGGATAACCAGTTCAGTTGAAGAGACATATTATCGGGTGGCTGATGAAAACCTACGAAGCCGGAAGATATGA
- a CDS encoding YunC family protein produces MKTYEAGRYDLIKPGLNTIMEEVKFSLKGHEITGYVIPIGDVNLVFARTSQGLVGCGAIDVIALEKFKIPAVKVRPSSGDSIRNIDDLLNGKVAVINTFAQKSGVMQDMSGEEALKTLM; encoded by the coding sequence ATGAAAACCTACGAAGCCGGAAGATATGATCTTATAAAACCAGGGTTGAATACTATCATGGAAGAAGTAAAATTCTCACTGAAAGGACATGAAATAACCGGATATGTCATTCCTATCGGTGACGTAAATCTTGTTTTTGCCCGGACATCACAGGGTCTTGTCGGGTGTGGTGCCATTGATGTCATCGCTCTTGAAAAATTTAAGATACCTGCAGTAAAAGTTCGTCCGTCTTCAGGCGACTCGATCAGGAACATCGATGATCTCCTGAACGGCAAAGTTGCAGTTATCAACACTTTTGCTCAAAAATCGGGTGTTATGCAGGATATGAGTGGTGAAGAAGCACTCAAGACCCTCATGTAA
- a CDS encoding universal stress protein codes for MFSHILIGVDGSKESFRALSYAMTLAKQFNGTCDVMYSIPPRVYAELAEREVKIEEPSGDVKFISMLQQEENHIRDLVQDIAAKEGLTIGFHTRVGDPVDAMIEYVSTSGVDLIVVGSSGKGMADRLILGSVSTGIVHKSPVPVLVTKPEA; via the coding sequence ATGTTTTCCCACATTCTTATAGGAGTGGATGGCTCAAAAGAGAGCTTTCGGGCACTGAGTTATGCGATGACTCTTGCAAAGCAGTTTAACGGAACATGTGATGTCATGTATTCCATTCCTCCCCGGGTATATGCAGAGCTGGCCGAGCGTGAGGTAAAAATTGAAGAGCCTAGTGGTGATGTGAAATTTATCAGTATGCTTCAGCAGGAAGAGAATCATATCCGGGATCTTGTTCAGGATATTGCAGCAAAAGAAGGACTGACCATTGGATTTCATACCCGCGTTGGTGATCCGGTTGATGCCATGATAGAATATGTGTCGACATCCGGAGTTGATCTCATTGTTGTCGGATCATCAGGAAAAGGGATGGCAGATCGGTTAATTCTTGGGAGTGTCAGCACCGGCATCGTTCATAAAAGTCCTGTTCCGGTCCTGGTTACAAAACCGGAAGCCTGA
- a CDS encoding DUF4013 domain-containing protein: MASYSAIITNASDYVKTGLIDHWKRWIVLVILSIIQIITINIVPLVSGYLVRVYANPDDIAPEIDEYGKLFIDGWKMNIVTILYLIPAFIVAIAFGAIGVISALAGLFSEGKITHLAGLMVGSIGILLAFLVFLLITLIMNMAYVHFSRSGRILDAFSIGAITRQISDGIGWGGYIIMWIIVWILMTVLFLIVSGLAMIPIIGWLALIVLTPLWSVFIAKINSNIYDNRP, translated from the coding sequence ATGGCATCGTATTCCGCAATTATTACGAATGCATCTGATTACGTTAAAACCGGCCTTATCGATCACTGGAAACGATGGATTGTTCTCGTCATTCTATCCATTATCCAGATAATCACCATAAACATCGTGCCTCTGGTAAGTGGGTACCTTGTTCGTGTGTATGCAAATCCGGATGACATCGCCCCTGAAATTGATGAGTATGGAAAATTATTCATCGACGGCTGGAAGATGAACATTGTAACCATTCTCTACCTGATACCGGCATTTATTGTTGCGATAGCATTTGGTGCAATCGGGGTCATATCTGCTCTGGCTGGCCTTTTCTCCGAAGGAAAGATCACACACCTTGCCGGTCTTATGGTCGGGAGTATCGGCATCCTCCTTGCATTTCTGGTATTTCTTCTGATTACCCTCATCATGAATATGGCATATGTTCATTTTTCCAGATCCGGAAGAATTCTGGATGCATTCAGTATCGGTGCTATCACACGACAAATCTCTGATGGAATCGGATGGGGAGGCTACATCATCATGTGGATTATCGTCTGGATACTGATGACCGTCCTGTTCCTCATCGTATCCGGTCTTGCGATGATTCCGATCATCGGCTGGCTGGCATTAATCGTCTTAACACCACTCTGGTCAGTATTTATCGCAAAAATCAACAGTAATATCTATGACAACAGGCCCTGA
- a CDS encoding PIN domain-containing protein, whose translation MIPVDEAVANHAIHIRQNSNIKLPDAVIAATAMNLSATLVTRNYKDFTSVKGIEIMNPFESL comes from the coding sequence GTGATTCCAGTTGATGAAGCGGTTGCAAATCACGCCATTCATATTCGACAAAATTCGAATATCAAACTTCCTGATGCTGTAATTGCTGCCACAGCCATGAACCTGTCAGCGACACTGGTAACAAGGAATTACAAAGATTTTACATCAGTTAAAGGGATAGAGATAATGAACCCCTTTGAATCTCTATGA
- a CDS encoding ferredoxin-thioredoxin reductase catalytic domain-containing protein, which produces MGDPVAETEEEIRSWALEYSRSHGWVLNPDEKQTNAVIKGLSRNSEKHGERYCPCRIRSGDKEKDKAIICPCVYHVHELEQAGHCTCNFFYDPEYL; this is translated from the coding sequence ATGGGAGATCCTGTGGCAGAAACTGAAGAAGAAATAAGAAGTTGGGCTCTGGAGTATTCCCGATCGCACGGATGGGTCCTGAACCCTGATGAAAAGCAGACAAATGCCGTGATAAAAGGGCTATCCCGGAATTCTGAAAAGCATGGAGAACGATATTGTCCCTGTCGCATCAGGTCCGGGGATAAGGAGAAAGATAAGGCTATCATCTGTCCCTGTGTGTATCATGTGCATGAGCTTGAGCAGGCTGGTCATTGTACGTGTAATTTCTTTTACGATCCTGAATACCTGTGA
- the cofG gene encoding 7,8-didemethyl-8-hydroxy-5-deazariboflavin synthase CofG, with product MSPVITYSRNVFVPLTFVCRNICGYCIFRRPPGEGCVLSPDEVIRVLRRGAEAGCTEALFTFGEHPEEVAGFMPFLEQYGFGSILEYCHAMAEEALRLGLLPHTNAGIMTADEMSYLADVNASMGLMLETTADIPAHRNCPGKEPARRIAMIEDAGRLKIPFTTGILLGIGETRSDRRESLEVIAGLHRKYGHIQEIIIQNFCPKPGTDMSAFPGATLRDMQETVRMAKEILPSDIAIQIPPNLADAAQILPCGVTDLGGISPVTIDYVNPEHPWPAFDELAALTKGYTLKERLCIYPEYIRRGWYHPRLRDCIISLENTIHMRGTSVIPAKPLYEGKAKSVYASENPDELIVVFRNDMTAFNGVKHDQFTDKGRLNATASEFFMKMLEAEGIPTHHIRMSAPDTMIVRRLEMIPLEVIVRNVAAGSMTKKYPVKEGMVLDRPVVTIDYKDDERGDPMINDDLIEVLHILTADELRKVKEMALHVNKVLTRFFDECGIRLVDFKLEFGKADGTIYLGDEISMDSMRLWDKKTGESFDKDVYRFDKGDVIAAYRNVLKRIIPDSGV from the coding sequence ATGTCACCGGTAATTACATATTCGCGGAATGTTTTTGTGCCACTCACCTTTGTCTGCAGAAATATCTGCGGGTACTGTATATTCCGTCGCCCGCCTGGAGAAGGTTGTGTTCTTTCACCTGACGAGGTCATACGGGTACTGAGGCGCGGGGCAGAGGCCGGATGCACAGAGGCCCTCTTTACCTTTGGTGAGCATCCTGAAGAGGTGGCAGGTTTTATGCCTTTCCTTGAGCAGTATGGTTTCGGTTCGATCCTGGAATACTGTCATGCAATGGCAGAAGAGGCGCTCCGTCTCGGTCTTCTTCCGCATACCAATGCCGGGATCATGACTGCTGACGAGATGAGCTACCTTGCTGATGTCAATGCCAGTATGGGACTTATGCTTGAGACCACCGCCGACATCCCAGCGCACCGGAACTGCCCGGGGAAAGAACCTGCACGGCGTATCGCCATGATTGAGGATGCCGGCAGACTTAAAATACCGTTCACTACCGGCATTTTACTTGGAATTGGTGAAACCCGGTCAGACCGGCGGGAATCATTAGAGGTAATCGCCGGTCTTCACCGAAAATATGGCCATATCCAGGAGATCATCATTCAGAACTTCTGCCCAAAGCCAGGTACTGATATGAGTGCATTTCCTGGAGCAACCCTTCGTGATATGCAGGAGACGGTCCGGATGGCGAAAGAGATCCTTCCTTCTGATATTGCCATTCAAATCCCTCCAAATCTTGCCGACGCTGCACAAATCCTCCCTTGTGGGGTAACAGACCTTGGTGGCATCTCCCCGGTGACGATTGACTATGTAAATCCTGAGCATCCCTGGCCGGCTTTTGATGAACTTGCGGCCTTAACGAAAGGGTACACGCTTAAAGAACGGCTCTGTATTTATCCTGAATATATACGGAGAGGGTGGTATCACCCACGGCTCAGGGATTGTATCATCAGCCTTGAGAACACAATACATATGAGAGGTACATCCGTGATACCGGCAAAACCCCTGTATGAGGGGAAAGCAAAATCAGTTTATGCCAGTGAGAATCCTGATGAACTGATTGTTGTCTTTCGAAATGATATGACCGCCTTTAACGGGGTCAAGCATGACCAGTTTACTGACAAGGGAAGACTTAATGCAACGGCGTCGGAATTCTTCATGAAGATGCTTGAGGCCGAAGGAATTCCAACTCATCATATCCGGATGTCTGCACCTGATACTATGATCGTCCGTCGACTGGAGATGATCCCGCTTGAGGTCATTGTCCGGAATGTTGCTGCCGGTTCCATGACCAAGAAATATCCGGTTAAGGAAGGAATGGTGCTGGATCGCCCGGTGGTCACTATTGATTATAAAGATGATGAGCGCGGCGATCCAATGATCAATGATGATCTTATTGAGGTTCTGCACATTCTGACTGCTGATGAACTCCGAAAGGTTAAGGAGATGGCCTTACATGTAAACAAGGTCCTTACCCGGTTCTTTGATGAGTGTGGTATCAGACTTGTCGACTTTAAGCTTGAGTTTGGAAAGGCAGACGGCACTATCTACCTTGGTGATGAGATCAGCATGGATTCCATGCGGCTTTGGGACAAAAAAACCGGAGAGTCATTTGATAAGGATGTGTACCGGTTTGACAAGGGCGATGTCATTGCCGCGTACCGGAATGTTCTCAAACGGATAATTCCGGATTCCGGAGTATAA
- the cofC gene encoding 2-phospho-L-lactate guanylyltransferase, whose product MVTFVSEMRIPVVIPYKPIQPKTRLSCILTDEEREDFAFMMLRDVVNAVKNAGCSPLILATAPVELDDVPVRILEEGLNETINGFCEGNDEPLAIVMADLALADRSAILTLLTSGGDLAIAPGRGGGTNAIYVRSAKMFQAQYYGMSYEKHVRYGTDAGLMVKIIDSFRLYCDIDEQDDLIEVFIHNTGYSREWLISHGFEIAMKKSRIGVKRPGYE is encoded by the coding sequence ATGGTAACGTTTGTTTCAGAGATGCGGATACCTGTTGTCATTCCCTATAAGCCCATTCAGCCCAAGACCCGGCTCTCCTGTATTCTGACCGATGAAGAACGGGAAGATTTTGCTTTCATGATGCTTCGGGATGTGGTTAATGCCGTAAAAAATGCAGGCTGTTCTCCCCTCATCCTTGCAACCGCACCGGTCGAACTTGACGATGTGCCGGTCAGAATACTGGAAGAAGGTCTCAATGAAACAATAAATGGGTTTTGCGAAGGAAATGATGAGCCTCTGGCAATTGTCATGGCAGATCTTGCTCTTGCAGACCGTTCAGCAATCCTTACCCTTCTCACATCAGGAGGTGATCTTGCTATTGCTCCAGGTCGGGGAGGGGGAACCAATGCAATTTATGTACGATCTGCGAAAATGTTCCAGGCCCAGTATTATGGCATGAGCTATGAGAAGCATGTCAGATATGGAACTGATGCTGGTCTGATGGTTAAGATCATCGATTCATTCAGACTCTATTGTGATATTGATGAGCAAGATGATCTCATCGAGGTGTTCATCCATAATACCGGATATTCGCGGGAATGGCTTATCAGTCATGGATTTGAGATCGCTATGAAAAAGAGTAGAATCGGAGTGAAAAGACCTGGGTATGAGTAA
- a CDS encoding PPC domain-containing DNA-binding protein → MKYTSGTCGRIFYLHIEHGEDPIQTMNAFVREHEIKAGIIHFIGAVKNAKLVTGPEVDHLPPIPHSESVVLAHELIGTGFIRTGDDGPAIHLHISAGRRDQVLTGCLRGEAKAFILVEVMIIECQGMNIPMIYNKDTKLMLPAPK, encoded by the coding sequence ATGAAATATACATCCGGAACCTGTGGAAGGATCTTTTACCTCCATATAGAGCATGGTGAAGATCCGATACAGACAATGAACGCATTTGTCAGGGAACATGAGATCAAGGCAGGTATCATCCACTTCATTGGGGCAGTAAAGAACGCAAAGCTGGTAACCGGCCCTGAAGTTGATCATCTCCCTCCAATACCTCACTCAGAATCAGTTGTTCTGGCTCACGAACTGATCGGGACCGGTTTTATCAGAACCGGAGATGATGGTCCTGCCATACACCTCCACATCTCTGCAGGAAGACGAGATCAGGTACTCACCGGGTGTCTCAGGGGTGAGGCTAAGGCATTTATCCTGGTTGAAGTGATGATCATCGAATGTCAGGGAATGAATATCCCGATGATTTATAACAAAGATACCAAACTTATGCTGCCCGCTCCGAAATAG
- a CDS encoding glycosyltransferase gives MISVVIPAYNEEKRIKRSLEALSHQTIPRDEYEIIVVDGGSHDKTYDIAEDYADMVFVQESERVAGARNDGFLRARSNLVATTDADSIVAPDWVEHAVRSLSDPRVVLSFGPVTPIEKNDINKRYALLFNGLIKFGAHSKLYYYTLGCNTAFRKDALLKAGMYRIMDAGDDLEIAVRMRKMGKVKFAPDMKVGFDFRRYHEFGFWNTLYEWYYIVLQGGISDKYSYTRREYHDDVIMQEK, from the coding sequence ATGATATCCGTCGTAATTCCTGCATATAATGAAGAGAAAAGAATAAAAAGAAGCCTTGAAGCATTATCTCATCAGACCATCCCGCGTGATGAATATGAAATAATCGTTGTAGATGGGGGTTCGCATGATAAAACATATGATATTGCCGAGGATTATGCTGATATGGTCTTTGTTCAGGAGTCTGAACGGGTTGCAGGGGCAAGAAATGATGGGTTTCTTCGTGCCCGTTCCAACCTGGTTGCGACGACCGATGCAGATAGTATTGTTGCACCGGACTGGGTTGAGCATGCTGTCAGGTCTTTGTCTGATCCTCGTGTAGTTCTCTCCTTTGGGCCTGTCACACCGATTGAGAAAAATGATATTAATAAACGATATGCACTCCTGTTTAATGGCCTTATAAAATTCGGAGCTCATTCAAAACTGTATTATTATACACTTGGATGCAATACTGCTTTCAGGAAAGATGCTCTTCTTAAGGCAGGAATGTACCGGATAATGGACGCTGGAGATGACCTGGAAATTGCTGTCCGGATGCGGAAGATGGGAAAAGTAAAATTTGCTCCGGATATGAAGGTCGGGTTTGATTTCCGCAGGTATCATGAGTTCGGGTTTTGGAACACCCTGTATGAGTGGTATTATATCGTCCTCCAGGGTGGGATATCAGACAAGTACTCCTATACCAGACGGGAGTATCATGATGACGTCATCATGCAGGAAAAATGA
- a CDS encoding lysylphosphatidylglycerol synthase transmembrane domain-containing protein, with protein sequence MTHPDVVRKENDVKISSRGLFAISLIFSLSVIFIVFGATFTEETIQYILSFNLIFLILAIGFRILALALWGLRIVLMSRSLGYHVGFFYSLNMVLAGLLAGTITPGQAGGEPVRVHELYRTGVKVGDATAVVIMERVLDGIVLTGMGVIIMFMTREIWSTFSTSLIILIIAAWVFLLSFLFIPFLAMRYPVPMKCLILRLVSWITEKLSHTRLSSSKICACADTEIDNFFTCFSRFAGPARWGLLIGGSATAFFWVTEFMVASVILMGLGLDPYIILSFFFQILIAIIMMIPTTPGSSGITELSTSSLYALIVPAGMLGIFVLLWRFVTFYLNIILGVIAGMCIVHREISCRTEYSKEITPDKPQP encoded by the coding sequence ATGACACATCCGGATGTTGTCCGGAAGGAGAATGATGTGAAGATTTCATCCCGTGGATTGTTTGCAATATCACTTATATTCAGTTTATCGGTCATTTTCATTGTATTTGGAGCAACGTTCACCGAAGAGACTATTCAATATATTCTCTCATTTAACCTAATCTTCCTTATTCTGGCCATCGGTTTTCGTATCCTGGCCCTGGCGCTCTGGGGGCTTCGGATAGTCCTCATGTCCCGATCTCTCGGGTATCATGTAGGGTTTTTCTACTCTCTGAACATGGTTCTTGCAGGATTGCTGGCCGGAACAATAACCCCCGGTCAGGCTGGAGGAGAGCCGGTCAGGGTCCATGAACTCTATCGGACCGGAGTAAAGGTAGGAGATGCGACTGCTGTCGTCATCATGGAGCGGGTACTGGACGGTATCGTTCTGACTGGCATGGGAGTTATCATCATGTTCATGACACGAGAGATCTGGAGCACATTCAGCACAAGTCTTATTATCCTCATCATCGCCGCCTGGGTCTTTCTACTCAGCTTTCTTTTCATTCCCTTCCTTGCCATGCGGTACCCGGTCCCCATGAAATGTCTTATTCTCCGTCTTGTATCGTGGATTACTGAAAAATTATCGCATACACGGCTTTCATCGTCAAAGATCTGTGCCTGTGCAGATACAGAGATTGATAACTTTTTTACGTGCTTTTCACGGTTTGCAGGACCGGCACGATGGGGCCTTCTTATCGGAGGAAGTGCAACAGCATTTTTCTGGGTGACTGAATTTATGGTTGCATCTGTTATTCTGATGGGTCTCGGATTGGACCCATATATTATCCTCTCCTTTTTCTTTCAGATTCTCATTGCCATCATCATGATGATCCCGACCACTCCAGGATCATCAGGTATTACCGAACTCTCCACCAGTTCTCTGTATGCATTGATTGTTCCGGCAGGAATGCTCGGAATTTTTGTCCTGCTCTGGCGATTTGTGACGTTTTACCTGAATATTATCCTGGGAGTTATTGCAGGGATGTGTATTGTTCACCGGGAGATATCCTGCAGAACAGAATATTCAAAAGAGATTACCCCTGACAAACCACAACCATAG
- the ribB gene encoding 3,4-dihydroxy-2-butanone-4-phosphate synthase, with protein sequence MTKDAFTALRQGEMVLLYDFDDRERETDFAMRSDMITPRDICRMRNDAGGLICTAIPFQAAKKLGLPFAREVLRNCAMVEKLGDIPYDPSNNSSFSLWVNHRDTFTGITDRDRTKTVNALAEVVQAVMNGEPSSFKEHFRTPGHMPVLIAAEHLLSQRHGQTELSIAMAEMSGIIPSITICEMLDDDSGYALSKEDAIRYAKRHDLAFIEGSEVLDRWEKVAYPKPQCTGPVTAAVNRI encoded by the coding sequence ATGACAAAAGACGCATTTACTGCACTCAGGCAGGGTGAGATGGTCCTGCTGTATGACTTTGATGACCGTGAACGAGAGACCGATTTTGCCATGCGGTCTGATATGATAACTCCCCGCGACATCTGCCGGATGCGAAATGATGCCGGCGGACTTATCTGCACGGCAATACCCTTCCAGGCAGCTAAGAAACTAGGTCTTCCATTTGCCCGTGAAGTCCTCCGAAACTGTGCCATGGTTGAAAAACTGGGAGATATCCCCTATGATCCGTCCAATAATTCCTCGTTCTCGCTCTGGGTCAACCATAGGGATACCTTCACCGGGATTACCGACCGGGACCGGACGAAAACTGTAAATGCACTTGCTGAAGTAGTTCAGGCAGTCATGAATGGAGAGCCTTCATCATTCAAGGAACATTTCAGAACTCCGGGTCATATGCCGGTTCTCATCGCGGCTGAACATCTCTTGTCCCAGCGTCATGGTCAGACCGAACTGTCGATTGCCATGGCAGAGATGTCTGGTATTATCCCAAGTATCACCATCTGCGAAATGCTTGATGATGATTCAGGATATGCTCTCTCTAAAGAAGATGCAATACGATATGCAAAACGTCATGACCTTGCGTTCATAGAGGGTTCAGAGGTTCTGGACCGGTGGGAAAAGGTGGCATATCCAAAACCACAATGCACCGGACCAGTAACAGCAGCAGTAAACCGTATTTAA
- a CDS encoding DUF120 domain-containing protein: MVTPEDLECLKRIALMGGLNTPVFLKTISLGSELGFSPQTASRRLRSLEQQGFISRTLGTDGQQVTITHGGEDALRQEYCDYYRLFGRQEKSLMLNGTVQSGLGEGAYYMSLQPYADQFQRILGFTPFPGTLNIRLLPGATLQRKRLSSAEWKVVQGFESEGRTFGDVRCLPCFIRDVPCGIIIPGRTHYPEELIEVVSPEGLRKRFSLKDGDEVTIEVTL, translated from the coding sequence ATGGTTACTCCGGAGGATCTGGAATGTCTGAAACGGATCGCCCTCATGGGCGGTCTGAACACTCCGGTTTTCCTCAAAACGATAAGCCTTGGTTCTGAACTTGGATTCAGTCCTCAGACGGCATCCCGAAGATTACGCTCGCTTGAGCAGCAGGGTTTTATCAGCCGGACTTTGGGAACTGACGGACAACAGGTGACCATAACACATGGCGGCGAAGATGCTCTCCGTCAGGAATACTGTGATTACTACCGCCTGTTTGGCCGGCAGGAAAAATCTCTGATGCTGAATGGAACCGTTCAGTCCGGTCTTGGAGAGGGGGCGTATTATATGAGCCTTCAACCCTACGCTGATCAGTTCCAGAGAATCCTTGGGTTTACCCCATTTCCCGGTACTTTGAATATCCGCCTTCTTCCTGGAGCAACCCTTCAGAGGAAGCGTCTTTCAAGTGCAGAGTGGAAGGTCGTGCAGGGATTTGAGTCAGAAGGACGGACATTTGGAGATGTCAGGTGTCTTCCCTGTTTTATCAGGGACGTTCCCTGTGGCATTATCATTCCCGGGCGGACCCATTATCCTGAAGAACTTATCGAAGTTGTCTCTCCTGAAGGCCTTCGAAAACGATTTTCTTTAAAAGATGGCGATGAAGTAACAATTGAGGTGACATTATGA